Part of the Nicotiana sylvestris chromosome 2, ASM39365v2, whole genome shotgun sequence genome, ACCGTAACTgctatggatatctttgacatcatactggggcaagatttctttagacattgtcatactttAATCGACCCCTACCTCCAATGTCTCTTGGTTATGGAGCGAGAAGGAGCTTGCATGGTACCTACAGTGACTATGCCACGCGAACAGATCCAAGCACAACTCTCAGCTATGCAGGTTGTCAAGGGGATGAAGAAGGGGGAGCCGACGTTCGTGGAAACCATTCCAAGTCTAGAGGAAGACAAAAAATTTCAAGAGATAGTGTCGCCTTGCATAGAGAAATTGCTTAaggaaaacaaagatgtcatgcCCGAGGAGTTGCCTAAGCACTTTCCGCCCAGGCGAGaggtggatcacaagattgagttggagccaggggctaagccacccgcat contains:
- the LOC138884395 gene encoding uncharacterized protein, translating into MDLTINNKLARAMVDTGATHNFETEAVAKRLELKLAPTNSHVKNVNAEIQNARGVANGVCVKLGTCKGMINFTVTAMDIFDIILGQDFFRHCHTLIDPYLQCLLVMEREGACMVPTVTMPREQIQAQLSAMQVVKGMKKGEPTFVETIPSLEEDKKFQEIVSPCIEKLLKENKDVMPEELPKHFPPRREVDHKIELEPGAKPPAFAPYRMAPPEIEELRKQLKELLDACHICPSKAPFGAPVLF